A segment of the Halovivax limisalsi genome:
CCGCCGTCACGACGCCCATCAACAGCGCCACCGTTCCGACGCGCCGGCCGGCGGCGTCGCGATCGATATCGGCCGCTTCGTCGAAATCGCTGTGGAGGTCGACCCGGCCGCGAACGGCGATGAGGTAGCCCAGGCCGCCCATCGCGAGCCCGCCGAGGACCCAGACGGCGCCGCTGAGCCAGTGTACCGCTACCATCGCTCGGACTCGGGAGGCCGGCCGAATAAACGTCCCGATCGACGCCGTCCCGACCCGCTCGGAACGGACGTGATCCCGTCCGTATCGCCCGCTCTCGGATCGATACCGTCCCGATGCGACCGCCCGTACGCGGGACGTACTCGACGGGGACCGACCCGGAGACCGCCGAACGCGATACTCCCGTTCGCTTCCGGTCGGTAATTTTCTATGCGCGAGTGACGGTTTCCGATACAAAAGATATTTTTCCGCTGGAGCAAAATCGTACGACATGAGCAGCCAGTCGACGCGAGAGCGGATTCTCGACGTCCTGGAGGCCGACGCGCAGGCCTCCTACGCCGAGATCGCCGAGCGGGCCGATGTCTCGAAGCCGACGGTCCGCAAGTACATCGAGGAACTGGAATCGGAGGGGGTGATCGTCGGCTACTCGGCGGACGTCGACCCGAAGAAGCTCTCGAGTCAGTTGATCGCGCTGGTCGGGATGGACGTCGATAGCGAGCGCTACATCGAGGCCACCCAGGAGCTCAAGTCGATCGACGCGGTCGAGACGCTCTACAGTTGTACCGGCGATCACATGCTCCTCGCGGAGGTGCGCGCCCCCGACGGCGACGCCCTCGGCGATCTCATCAACTCCTCGATCCTCGGCGTCGAGGGCATCACCGCGGCTCACCCGTGCTTCCTCCAGGAACGCCTGAAATGAGTCCCTGACGCGGGCGGGATCGATCGAGGAAGCGTGCAGACGGGTTCGCCTGCCGCCGACGACCAATTCGGCGTTTCTACCGGAGTGGTCGACCGGCCGACGACGTGAGCGTCAGGGGTCGGACGGCTACTCGGCGATCTGATCGCGAAGCTGGTTCTTCGCTTCCGTGCGCCGCTTCTTCGAGCAGTGGGGCGCCTCGTCGCTGAAGTCCACCTCGATCTCGTCGAGGGTGCGCCGGTAGATGTTCGTCCGGCGGCCCTCCGCCGAGAGCGTCCGCCCCTCGCACTCGAGCAGGCCGGCGTCGACGAGTTCCTCGATCCGTCGATAACACGTCGCGATCGGGATCTCGATGTCGTCGCTCAGCGCCTGGGCGGATTTCGGCGTATCCGCCGCACACAGGATTTCGGCGCTGTACTTGCTCCCGAGTGCCGAGAGTATTGCCGTCGATTCGTCGTCGGCGCCCGCCGGTCGCTCGCTCCGTGACATCGATATACCCAACCTAACCAATTATCAATGTTGAATCTTGTGGCTCGATCGAATCTCGTTCAAGCTGATCGGTCGGAAAATCCCTTCCGCGATTCCAGGATATGAACGCGAAACGACGTGATAGTAATGGAGTGTTGTCGGTGATCGACACCGTTCGACCGAACAAGGCGGGGATATCACGGACGGCCGTCCGTACCGGACACCATCGATCGTTGTTTCGACGTCCCGCCGGACGAGACCGCGCGAATCCGCCATCCCACGCGGGCGGTCAGACGCGCCTCTGCCCGCATCGGCTCGATTCGCGGACGCCGATGGATCAGCAGCCGGGCCGTCGGACAGCCCGGCCGATCATCGATACACGTAGGCGAGCCAGAGGACGGTGACGAGGACACTCAGGGCGAGGACGCCCCAGCCGGTGAGCGTCATCGGGAGCGCCGGTTCGGTTTCGAGGACGACGGGCGCGTGTTCGAGCATGGTTGAGCGACTGGCGTGGTGGCCCTTAACCTTTCAGATGTCGAGTTCTGGACGGTCGCCGTCGTGTTCGACCGCTCCCGCCGGGCCCCTCTCGATCCCCGTCGATTCGGCCGCAGCCGACGACGAGCGCGCGGAGCGTGGCGCGGAGTCGCGCCGTTTTTGTCCGTGCCGGCCGAATCGGCGGTATGCTACGGCTGGGTTTCGTCGTGAATCCGATCGCCGGGATGGGCGGTCGTGTCGGGTTGAAGGGGACCGACGGCCTGTTCGAGGAAGCGCGCGACCGCGGTGCAGAGCCCCGGGCGCCGGATCGGGCGGGCGAGGCGATCGCCGCGTTTCTCGATCGGGCGCCGGAGTCGGTGATCGTCACGGCGGGTGCGCCGATGGGCGCCGACGTGATCCGAGCGGCCGGCGGCGACCCGACCGTCGTCTACCGGCCGGACGGAGACGAGCTTTCGGAGACTACG
Coding sequences within it:
- the lrpA1 gene encoding HTH-type transcriptional regulator LrpA1; this translates as MSSQSTRERILDVLEADAQASYAEIAERADVSKPTVRKYIEELESEGVIVGYSADVDPKKLSSQLIALVGMDVDSERYIEATQELKSIDAVETLYSCTGDHMLLAEVRAPDGDALGDLINSSILGVEGITAAHPCFLQERLK
- a CDS encoding winged helix-turn-helix domain-containing protein, which encodes MSRSERPAGADDESTAILSALGSKYSAEILCAADTPKSAQALSDDIEIPIATCYRRIEELVDAGLLECEGRTLSAEGRRTNIYRRTLDEIEVDFSDEAPHCSKKRRTEAKNQLRDQIAE